A single genomic interval of Mucilaginibacter robiniae harbors:
- a CDS encoding DoxX family protein, translated as MKIIMIIVRTLMGLLLLFASVSFFFKLMPMPQATGQAKVYNDGLAVVGIMNIVKVLELLCGLAFVTGRFVTLAVVVIFPILINIVLFHAVVAPSGLTSGALLLVGDLFLAYYYRRNYVSLFAIK; from the coding sequence ATGAAAATTATCATGATTATCGTTCGTACGCTAATGGGGCTTTTGTTACTGTTTGCGTCCGTTAGTTTTTTCTTTAAGCTGATGCCTATGCCGCAGGCAACAGGTCAGGCTAAAGTGTATAACGATGGCTTGGCCGTTGTAGGTATCATGAACATTGTGAAGGTGCTGGAATTACTTTGTGGACTAGCTTTTGTTACTGGCCGTTTTGTTACACTGGCGGTTGTAGTGATTTTTCCGATACTGATTAATATCGTTTTATTTCATGCAGTAGTAGCGCCCAGCGGCTTAACATCAGGAGCATTATTGCTGGTAGGCGATTTATTTTTGGCTTATTATTACCGTCGGAACTATGTATCGCTATTTGCTATAAAATAG
- a CDS encoding glycoside hydrolase family 3 protein translates to MKQSVVKIVAVIMLAGVFSCAHAQSPTYIQSLDKQNHWVDSVFSKLNRKHKVSQLFFIRAHTNKGQAYADSVAKVIKCQQPGGLVFFQGGPMRQAMLTNQYQKLAQIPLLVAMDGEWGLGMRLDSVISYPYQMALGAIRDNTLITEMGRQVAYDFKRLGMQMNFAPVMDVNNNPNNPVINYRSFGDDKYNVAQKAIAYMQGMQQGGLLTTAKHFPGHGDTNVDSHFDLPQLNFTRTRLDTLEEYPFKQAIAAGISGIMVAHMNIPALDTTQHLPSTLSRPIVTNLLQDTLGFKGLVVSDALEMKGVTKYFPAGEADLRAFIAGNDILELSENSALAIKKIKKAVRKGVVLEAELDAKVKKVLAAKYWAGLNHYQPADTTHLIADLNRTQSKTLVQQLSNAAITVLRGDTLLQYLDPTKATALVSIGVETPTVYQQELARYFTAGRMFQVSKGASANQMSALLTNLKSYEQIIIGIHDTRLRPQSQLDYTAGLKQFIARLAAYPNTVVSLFANPYTLDTLPGIEQSGALLVGYQKDEGMQRAAVGVITKQFKATGKLPVHIGLTRSL, encoded by the coding sequence ATGAAGCAATCTGTTGTTAAAATTGTTGCCGTGATAATGCTGGCAGGCGTGTTTAGTTGTGCGCATGCGCAATCGCCAACTTATATTCAATCTTTAGATAAGCAAAATCATTGGGTTGATTCGGTTTTTAGCAAATTGAATCGCAAGCATAAAGTGTCGCAATTGTTTTTCATTCGCGCACATACCAACAAAGGGCAGGCTTATGCCGATTCAGTAGCTAAAGTAATTAAATGCCAACAACCAGGAGGATTGGTTTTTTTTCAGGGTGGACCTATGCGGCAAGCCATGTTAACTAATCAGTATCAAAAATTAGCGCAAATACCCTTACTGGTTGCTATGGATGGTGAGTGGGGGCTGGGTATGCGCCTGGATTCAGTAATATCTTACCCTTACCAAATGGCATTAGGTGCTATTCGTGATAATACACTGATTACCGAAATGGGTAGGCAGGTGGCTTATGATTTTAAGCGTTTAGGAATGCAGATGAATTTTGCGCCGGTTATGGATGTAAATAACAATCCGAATAACCCGGTTATTAATTACCGGTCGTTCGGTGATGATAAGTACAACGTAGCACAAAAGGCCATTGCCTATATGCAGGGTATGCAACAGGGAGGCTTATTAACTACCGCCAAACACTTTCCCGGTCATGGTGATACCAATGTGGATTCGCATTTTGATTTGCCACAGCTAAATTTTACACGCACAAGGCTGGACACCTTGGAAGAGTATCCATTTAAACAAGCTATCGCGGCAGGTATCAGTGGTATTATGGTAGCCCACATGAACATCCCGGCGCTGGATACCACACAGCATCTGCCATCAACCCTATCTCGGCCTATTGTGACCAACTTATTGCAAGATACGCTGGGCTTTAAAGGCTTGGTCGTTTCCGATGCGTTGGAGATGAAAGGCGTAACCAAGTATTTTCCGGCAGGGGAAGCTGATTTGCGGGCGTTTATAGCTGGAAATGATATTTTAGAATTATCAGAAAACTCAGCATTAGCTATCAAAAAAATTAAAAAAGCTGTTCGTAAAGGTGTCGTGCTTGAGGCAGAACTGGATGCCAAGGTTAAGAAAGTACTGGCTGCTAAATATTGGGCAGGCTTAAACCATTACCAACCGGCAGATACTACACATTTAATAGCCGACCTGAACCGTACTCAAAGTAAAACCTTAGTGCAACAGTTAAGCAATGCAGCTATAACCGTATTAAGAGGCGATACCTTGCTGCAATATCTTGACCCAACTAAAGCTACGGCTTTGGTAAGTATTGGGGTAGAAACGCCTACGGTTTACCAGCAGGAACTAGCCAGATACTTTACAGCCGGCCGTATGTTTCAGGTGAGTAAGGGAGCTTCTGCTAATCAGATGAGTGCATTACTTACTAATTTAAAAAGCTACGAGCAGATCATCATTGGCATACATGATACCCGACTTCGCCCGCAAAGCCAATTAGATTATACGGCTGGGTTAAAACAATTTATAGCCCGCTTGGCGGCTTATCCAAATACCGTGGTTAGTTTGTTTGCTAATCCGTATACGCTGGATACACTGCCGGGTATTGAGCAAAGCGGTGCATTACTGGTAGGTTACCAGAAAGATGAAGGTATGCAACGCGCCGCAGTAGGGGTAATTACCAAACAGTTTAAAGCTACTGGTAAGTTACCAGTACATATTGGCCTTACACGAAGCTTGTAG
- a CDS encoding porin family protein, producing MMKKLFFLALVLMIAGSVNAQHRWYRPQERSDDYYQVRVGLTGGLNFANTVSSDNPDFSTNTKTGFNAGLFVDIPIAYPLSIVPEVLYSQKGYRASFTDGSRFTQRANFIDVPILLKIKVAPVLNIYAGPQFSFLTTTRNTNYTGNIVDYESRYNYYGDKSFVDGNFGVGIDLNKNVELRGNYTIDFRENNPNGSSGIPAYRNQVWQVGLAFKL from the coding sequence ATGATGAAAAAATTATTCTTTTTAGCCCTAGTGCTAATGATAGCCGGATCGGTTAACGCACAACACCGCTGGTACCGTCCGCAAGAGCGTTCTGACGATTATTACCAGGTACGTGTAGGACTTACCGGCGGGTTAAACTTTGCCAATACGGTAAGTTCAGATAACCCAGACTTCAGCACCAACACCAAAACCGGTTTTAATGCAGGTTTGTTTGTGGATATTCCAATTGCTTACCCGCTATCTATCGTTCCAGAAGTGTTGTACTCACAAAAAGGTTATCGCGCCAGCTTTACTGATGGTAGCCGGTTTACTCAACGCGCCAACTTTATTGATGTGCCTATCTTATTAAAAATTAAAGTGGCTCCGGTATTGAATATTTATGCTGGTCCGCAGTTTTCATTCCTGACAACTACACGCAATACTAATTACACCGGCAATATTGTTGATTACGAGAGCCGTTATAATTACTATGGTGATAAAAGCTTTGTTGACGGAAACTTTGGTGTAGGTATTGACCTGAACAAAAATGTAGAGCTTCGTGGTAACTACACCATTGATTTCAGAGAGAACAATCCGAATGGCAGTTCAGGTATTCCGGCCTACCGTAACCAGGTTTGGCAAGTTGGTTTAGCCTTCAAATTGTAG
- a CDS encoding acyltransferase, which produces MPAEENLINDKPQRKNYDFVDHIRCLAMMAIVAEHSLNSYVFPNNSAKYWAYLLLTQISKFGTIAFFLLAGFLIGDKFTDYTPGQYLKRRFSNTFGPWLFWSVVYILCFIINLHVKENMYHDGRFNLTNILEGVRVTYLYTNYWFIINFMVSITLLLIFKNYLYNPKFGLLLLSFTTFYCINIHYEWVDPSHTIAILGFVFFLWLGAQLRKHWVITETRIQMVSYPVLIGFVLLTYAVSIFETVILKANHSLDPYNTIRFSNVLYSLAMFALLLKVKRFSWLNYLKPRDTTFGIYLIHFILVTYAIPEIFRPLHLDVMTMSLIALLAFKLFSFVLVYGITWGLVMLINKTWIKRIVGN; this is translated from the coding sequence ATGCCCGCTGAAGAGAACCTGATTAATGACAAGCCTCAACGTAAAAATTACGATTTTGTTGACCATATCAGGTGCTTAGCCATGATGGCTATTGTAGCCGAGCATAGTTTAAATTCTTATGTTTTCCCCAATAATTCAGCCAAGTACTGGGCTTACCTGTTGCTTACACAGATTAGTAAATTTGGCACCATTGCCTTCTTTTTGCTGGCAGGTTTTTTAATAGGCGACAAGTTTACGGATTATACACCGGGCCAGTACCTTAAACGTCGTTTTTCCAACACCTTTGGTCCGTGGCTATTCTGGTCGGTAGTGTACATTTTGTGTTTCATCATCAACCTGCATGTTAAAGAAAACATGTATCATGATGGGCGCTTTAATCTAACCAATATTCTGGAAGGTGTTCGTGTTACTTACCTGTACACCAATTATTGGTTCATCATTAATTTTATGGTGAGCATAACCTTGCTGCTCATTTTCAAAAATTACTTGTACAACCCTAAATTTGGTTTGCTGCTGCTCTCCTTCACCACATTTTACTGTATTAACATTCATTATGAATGGGTAGATCCTAGCCATACCATAGCTATATTAGGCTTTGTATTCTTCTTATGGCTAGGCGCACAACTTCGCAAACATTGGGTAATTACCGAAACCCGCATACAAATGGTATCGTACCCCGTTCTGATTGGTTTTGTATTGCTTACTTACGCTGTTTCAATTTTTGAAACGGTAATATTGAAAGCTAACCACAGCCTTGACCCTTACAATACCATTCGTTTCAGTAATGTACTATACTCATTAGCCATGTTCGCTTTATTGCTTAAAGTGAAAAGGTTTAGCTGGCTAAATTATCTGAAACCACGTGATACTACCTTTGGTATCTATCTGATACATTTTATTTTGGTGACCTATGCCATTCCTGAAATTTTCAGACCGTTACACCTTGACGTAATGACCATGTCTTTAATAGCTTTGTTAGCATTTAAGCTATTCTCTTTTGTACTGGTTTATGGAATTACCTGGGGTTTGGTTATGCTGATTAATAAAACATGGATTAAAAGAATTGTAGGCAATTAA
- a CDS encoding nucleotide-diphospho-sugar transferase, translated as MAYQTQSAVLFIVFKRPDTTARVFNQIRAAQPKRLYVAADGPRYNKPDEAQLCKQVRLICEQIDWECEVKKFYHNENYGCKEAVSSAITWFFEHEEEGIILEDDCLPAESFFKYCDTLLEKYRYDTRIRHIGGANLQQGKIWGDGSYYYSNLTHVWGWAGWRRVWEQYDKELKLYEASEVRTQLAKIFTDHLILDSWEIIFNDVKAGKVNTWDYQLTFLNFFNNGLSVIPNSNLISNIGFGSGSTHDMDDINSYAAIQLQEINEIIAPQYILPEKQADLLTLSYEFNLVERYRKHNKLSRRFKRWINVKSI; from the coding sequence ATGGCCTATCAAACCCAATCAGCCGTATTGTTTATTGTTTTTAAACGGCCTGATACCACAGCAAGAGTATTTAATCAAATTCGAGCTGCCCAGCCTAAACGTTTATATGTTGCCGCTGATGGTCCCCGGTATAACAAGCCTGACGAAGCTCAGCTTTGTAAGCAGGTACGTTTAATTTGTGAGCAGATAGATTGGGAATGTGAAGTGAAAAAGTTCTACCACAATGAAAACTATGGGTGTAAAGAAGCTGTTTCATCGGCCATTACTTGGTTTTTTGAACACGAGGAAGAAGGGATTATTCTGGAAGATGATTGCCTGCCCGCTGAAAGCTTTTTTAAATACTGCGATACCTTACTGGAAAAGTATCGATATGATACCCGTATTCGGCATATAGGTGGCGCTAATTTACAACAAGGTAAAATATGGGGTGATGGTAGTTACTACTATTCTAATTTAACTCACGTATGGGGCTGGGCAGGTTGGCGTAGAGTTTGGGAGCAATATGATAAAGAGTTAAAGTTGTATGAAGCCAGTGAAGTAAGAACGCAATTAGCTAAAATATTTACAGACCACTTGATTTTGGATAGTTGGGAAATAATATTCAATGACGTAAAGGCTGGTAAAGTTAATACCTGGGACTACCAACTTACTTTTTTAAATTTTTTTAATAACGGATTGTCAGTTATCCCGAACAGCAATCTAATTAGTAATATTGGTTTTGGTAGTGGTAGTACCCATGATATGGATGATATTAACAGCTATGCAGCTATACAACTACAAGAAATAAATGAAATAATAGCTCCTCAGTATATTTTACCTGAAAAGCAAGCTGATTTATTAACCCTTTCGTATGAATTTAATTTAGTCGAACGCTATAGGAAGCATAATAAATTAAGTCGACGGTTTAAAAGATGGATAAATGTAAAAAGTATCTAA